The following coding sequences lie in one Musa acuminata AAA Group cultivar baxijiao chromosome BXJ1-8, Cavendish_Baxijiao_AAA, whole genome shotgun sequence genomic window:
- the LOC103993144 gene encoding uncharacterized protein LOC103993144 isoform X1: MINIFDFSAGVAGNKMLTERAHRDGFPVNRNKHDARKATTPSGTKADDKQIANDLKQNLSSKKASGTPMKMLIAQEMSKETESIRKPPSVVARLMGLDDDLTGHPFPMSSQRKLLEGYPQRATAGVNRDHRQRQDVFNKAVPYQHHRHDYEKMEHRDVRKVWQQPSWSRNGRCGENQTELRMALVRQKFMEAKRLAAHENLLHTKEFQDALEILSSNRDLFLKFLEEPNSLLSKQTSDLHSIPPPPQTKRITVLKPSKKVETKFEKVVKKHENSEIDESGLETNNHHWEPNFNHLNSESFFRPTRIVVLKPSTGNPTKLPTSTMSPEYLARTEVYGHLGVSEAFESRSLDKERAEQMQKSLTGHRRDESLLSSMYSNGYGGDASSFNQSETDYNVEDGGFSDSGIVTPTSRHSWDKFGSLGSPYSASSFSRVSYSPESSVIREAKKRLSERWALVTSNGISEEQLQLPRSSSTLGEMLAIPEVKREEFVDGFTVSSNKPSDGEDELRSPAFCSSVGRTKDSGDLSPGNLSRSKSVPVSSTAYEVISLKFKGSESQISRSTVSEVSKTKHGKSSFRGKVSSFFFSRSKKTNREGPVSSTLVDSREVVSRSDEIQKSADNSLSVDSQVKDEEQSADVPSPISATNVAEKVMPSLEEPGTCDKSREKEKLSPCQNFINNLDQPSPTSILDATFEDNMNENLCQLSEANAGQQLLSRASPIESVARSLSWDDAHLGTLSPRPSNLYKASSKADHTDQDYFVFVQNLLYFAGLENSDMIFTGWHSLDSPLDPMLLDKFLGWKEEEPKCTEKSSTLRLLFDCVNSALEEVSRTTLTSLYLWNGASCGSRINAGASSTLSEAVWSLMRDWYSGNGISVFAETDNNSLGVDRALRREVEGNKWVESIRIEVEEITGEISGEVLKDLVVEALADLPTACIC, translated from the exons ATGATCAACATATTTGACTTTAGTGCCGGTGTGGCTGGGAACAAGATGCTGACAGAAAGAGCTCACAGAGATG GTTTTCCAGTTAATAGAAACAAACATGATGCTAGAAAAGCCACCACACCAAGTGGAACTAAAGCAGATGACAAACAA ATAGCCAATGACCTGAAGCAGAATTTATCAAGCAAGAAAGCTAGTGGAACACCAATGAAGATGCTAATAGCTCAGGAGATGTCAAAAGAAACAGAGTCTATACGGAAACCACCTAGTGTCGTTGCTCGACTTATGGGCCTTGATGATGATCTTACAGGTCATCCATTTCCAATGTCTAGTCAAAGAAAGTTGCTAGAGGGATACCCTCAAAGAGCCACAGCAGGTGTTAATAGAGATCACCGTCAACGGCAAGATGTTTTCAACAAGGCGGTTCCATATCAGCACCATAGACATGACTATGAGAAGATGGAACACAGAGATGTACGCAAAGTGTGGCAGCAACCATCTTGGAGCAGGAATGGAAGATGTGGTGAGAATCAGACCGAGCTAAGAATGGCCCTTGTCCGTCAAAAATTCATGGAAGCAAAGCGTCTGGCCGCTCATGAAAATCTTCTTCACACCAAGGAATTTCAGGATGCCCTTGAGATTCTGAGTTCAAATAGAGATTTATTTCTCAAATTTCTTGAGGAGCCAAATTCCCTACTCTCAAAGCAAACAAGCGATCTTCACTCTATTCCTCCACCACCTCAGACAAAGCGCATTACCGTATTGAAGCCATCAAAAAAGGTTGAAACAAAGTTTGAAAAGGTAGTGAAGAAACACGAAAATTCAGAGATTGATGAGAGTGGATTGGAAACAAACAATCACCATTGGGAGCCTAATTTCAATCATTTAAATTCCGAAAGCTTCTTTCGGCCAACCAGGATAGTGGTCCTGAAGCCTAGCACAGGAAATCCTACCAAACTACCAACTTCAACCATGTCACCTGAGTATCTAGCACGGACTGAAGTTTATGGTCACCTAGGAGTTAGTGAAGCCTTTGAATCAAGGTCCTTGGACAAGGAAAGAGCTGAGCAGATGCAAAAAAGTCTAACTGGCCATAGGAGGGATGAATCGTTGCTATCTTCCATGTACTCTAATGGGTATGGTGGAGATGCGAGTTCATTCAATCAATCAGAAACTGATTACAATGTAGAAGATGGTGGCTTTAGTGATTCTGGGATAGTGACTCCAACATCACGCCATTCCTGGGATAAATTTGGCAGTCTTGGCAGTCCTTACTCAGCCTCGTCTTTTAGCCGGGTCTCATATTCACCTGAGTCATCAGTGATTAGAGAGGCAAAGAAACGGCTTTCTGAACGATGGGCTTTAGTGACATCAAATGggataagtgaagaacaattacaGTTGCCTAGGAGCTCAAGCACTTTAGGTGAAATGCTTGCCATTCCTGAGGTAAAGAGAGAAGAATTTGTTGATGGGTTTACTGTCTCAAGCAATAAACCATCTGATGGAGAAGATGAACTGAGGTCACCAGCATTTTGCTCATCAGTGGGTAGGACGAAAGATTCAGGAGACCTTTCCCCTGGGAATTTATCAAGGTCAAAGTCTGTCCCAGTGTCATCCACAGCTTATGAGGTCATTAGCCTGAAATTTAAAGGTTCGGAGTCTCAGATTAGTAGATCCACTGTGTCAGAGGTGTCGAAGACCAAACATGGGAAATCATCTTTCAGAGGAAAAGTGTCGAGCTTTTTTTTCTCGAGGAGCAAGAAAACTAATAGAGAAGGACCTGTTTCTTCAACCCTGGTGGACTCCCGTGAGGTAGTAAGTAGAAGTGATGAGATACAAAAATCAGCTGACAACAGTTTGTCAGTGGACAGTCAAGTAAAGGATGAGGAACAATCTGCCGATGTACCTTCTCCAATATCAGCCACAAATGTCGCCGAAAAG GTCATGCCATCACTTGAGGAACCCGGAACATGTGACAAGTCTAGAGAAAAGGAGAAACTCAGTCCATGTCAAAATTTCATTAACAACCTGGACCAACCCAGCCCTACTTCGATTTTGGATGCAACATTTGAAGATAATATGAATGAAAATTTGTGCCAGCTATCTGAAGCTAATGCTGGACAACAAT TACTTTCCAGGGCTTCACCTATAGAGTCAGTCGCACGTTCTTTGTCGTGGGATGATGCCCATTTGGGAACATTGTCCCCGAGGCCCTCAAATCTCTATAAAGCTTCGTCCAAGGCAGATCACACCGACCAAGACTACTTTGTATTTGTTCAGAATTTGCTATATTTTGCTGGCTTAGAGAATTCTGATATGATATTCACTGGATGGCACTCTCTTGATAGCCCATTGGATCCGATGCTACTCGACAAGTTCTTGGGTTGGAAAGAAGAGGAACCAAAATGCACGGAGAAAAGTTCGACCCTGAGGCTCCTATTTGACTGTGTCAACTCAGCCCTTGAAGAAGTCAGTCGGACCACTTTAACGAGTCTCTACCTATGGAATGGGGCATCCTGTGGATCACGGATAAATGCTGGTGCAAGTTCTACATTGTCAGAGGCTGTGTGGAGTCTAATGAGGGATTGGTATTCCGGCAACGGGATATCGGTGTTTGCTGAGACCGACAACAATAGCCTGGGGGTGGATAGAGCATTGAGGAGGGAGGTGGAAGGAAACAAGTGGGTTGAATCGATCAGGATAGAAGTAGAGGAGATCACTGGAGAAATCAGTGGGGAGGTCCTGAAGGATTTGGTTGTAGAGGCTTTGGCTGACCTTCCTACTGCATGTATCTGCTGA
- the LOC103993144 gene encoding uncharacterized protein LOC103993144 isoform X2 encodes MKMLIAQEMSKETESIRKPPSVVARLMGLDDDLTGHPFPMSSQRKLLEGYPQRATAGVNRDHRQRQDVFNKAVPYQHHRHDYEKMEHRDVRKVWQQPSWSRNGRCGENQTELRMALVRQKFMEAKRLAAHENLLHTKEFQDALEILSSNRDLFLKFLEEPNSLLSKQTSDLHSIPPPPQTKRITVLKPSKKVETKFEKVVKKHENSEIDESGLETNNHHWEPNFNHLNSESFFRPTRIVVLKPSTGNPTKLPTSTMSPEYLARTEVYGHLGVSEAFESRSLDKERAEQMQKSLTGHRRDESLLSSMYSNGYGGDASSFNQSETDYNVEDGGFSDSGIVTPTSRHSWDKFGSLGSPYSASSFSRVSYSPESSVIREAKKRLSERWALVTSNGISEEQLQLPRSSSTLGEMLAIPEVKREEFVDGFTVSSNKPSDGEDELRSPAFCSSVGRTKDSGDLSPGNLSRSKSVPVSSTAYEVISLKFKGSESQISRSTVSEVSKTKHGKSSFRGKVSSFFFSRSKKTNREGPVSSTLVDSREVVSRSDEIQKSADNSLSVDSQVKDEEQSADVPSPISATNVAEKVMPSLEEPGTCDKSREKEKLSPCQNFINNLDQPSPTSILDATFEDNMNENLCQLSEANAGQQLLSRASPIESVARSLSWDDAHLGTLSPRPSNLYKASSKADHTDQDYFVFVQNLLYFAGLENSDMIFTGWHSLDSPLDPMLLDKFLGWKEEEPKCTEKSSTLRLLFDCVNSALEEVSRTTLTSLYLWNGASCGSRINAGASSTLSEAVWSLMRDWYSGNGISVFAETDNNSLGVDRALRREVEGNKWVESIRIEVEEITGEISGEVLKDLVVEALADLPTACIC; translated from the exons ATGAAGATGCTAATAGCTCAGGAGATGTCAAAAGAAACAGAGTCTATACGGAAACCACCTAGTGTCGTTGCTCGACTTATGGGCCTTGATGATGATCTTACAGGTCATCCATTTCCAATGTCTAGTCAAAGAAAGTTGCTAGAGGGATACCCTCAAAGAGCCACAGCAGGTGTTAATAGAGATCACCGTCAACGGCAAGATGTTTTCAACAAGGCGGTTCCATATCAGCACCATAGACATGACTATGAGAAGATGGAACACAGAGATGTACGCAAAGTGTGGCAGCAACCATCTTGGAGCAGGAATGGAAGATGTGGTGAGAATCAGACCGAGCTAAGAATGGCCCTTGTCCGTCAAAAATTCATGGAAGCAAAGCGTCTGGCCGCTCATGAAAATCTTCTTCACACCAAGGAATTTCAGGATGCCCTTGAGATTCTGAGTTCAAATAGAGATTTATTTCTCAAATTTCTTGAGGAGCCAAATTCCCTACTCTCAAAGCAAACAAGCGATCTTCACTCTATTCCTCCACCACCTCAGACAAAGCGCATTACCGTATTGAAGCCATCAAAAAAGGTTGAAACAAAGTTTGAAAAGGTAGTGAAGAAACACGAAAATTCAGAGATTGATGAGAGTGGATTGGAAACAAACAATCACCATTGGGAGCCTAATTTCAATCATTTAAATTCCGAAAGCTTCTTTCGGCCAACCAGGATAGTGGTCCTGAAGCCTAGCACAGGAAATCCTACCAAACTACCAACTTCAACCATGTCACCTGAGTATCTAGCACGGACTGAAGTTTATGGTCACCTAGGAGTTAGTGAAGCCTTTGAATCAAGGTCCTTGGACAAGGAAAGAGCTGAGCAGATGCAAAAAAGTCTAACTGGCCATAGGAGGGATGAATCGTTGCTATCTTCCATGTACTCTAATGGGTATGGTGGAGATGCGAGTTCATTCAATCAATCAGAAACTGATTACAATGTAGAAGATGGTGGCTTTAGTGATTCTGGGATAGTGACTCCAACATCACGCCATTCCTGGGATAAATTTGGCAGTCTTGGCAGTCCTTACTCAGCCTCGTCTTTTAGCCGGGTCTCATATTCACCTGAGTCATCAGTGATTAGAGAGGCAAAGAAACGGCTTTCTGAACGATGGGCTTTAGTGACATCAAATGggataagtgaagaacaattacaGTTGCCTAGGAGCTCAAGCACTTTAGGTGAAATGCTTGCCATTCCTGAGGTAAAGAGAGAAGAATTTGTTGATGGGTTTACTGTCTCAAGCAATAAACCATCTGATGGAGAAGATGAACTGAGGTCACCAGCATTTTGCTCATCAGTGGGTAGGACGAAAGATTCAGGAGACCTTTCCCCTGGGAATTTATCAAGGTCAAAGTCTGTCCCAGTGTCATCCACAGCTTATGAGGTCATTAGCCTGAAATTTAAAGGTTCGGAGTCTCAGATTAGTAGATCCACTGTGTCAGAGGTGTCGAAGACCAAACATGGGAAATCATCTTTCAGAGGAAAAGTGTCGAGCTTTTTTTTCTCGAGGAGCAAGAAAACTAATAGAGAAGGACCTGTTTCTTCAACCCTGGTGGACTCCCGTGAGGTAGTAAGTAGAAGTGATGAGATACAAAAATCAGCTGACAACAGTTTGTCAGTGGACAGTCAAGTAAAGGATGAGGAACAATCTGCCGATGTACCTTCTCCAATATCAGCCACAAATGTCGCCGAAAAG GTCATGCCATCACTTGAGGAACCCGGAACATGTGACAAGTCTAGAGAAAAGGAGAAACTCAGTCCATGTCAAAATTTCATTAACAACCTGGACCAACCCAGCCCTACTTCGATTTTGGATGCAACATTTGAAGATAATATGAATGAAAATTTGTGCCAGCTATCTGAAGCTAATGCTGGACAACAAT TACTTTCCAGGGCTTCACCTATAGAGTCAGTCGCACGTTCTTTGTCGTGGGATGATGCCCATTTGGGAACATTGTCCCCGAGGCCCTCAAATCTCTATAAAGCTTCGTCCAAGGCAGATCACACCGACCAAGACTACTTTGTATTTGTTCAGAATTTGCTATATTTTGCTGGCTTAGAGAATTCTGATATGATATTCACTGGATGGCACTCTCTTGATAGCCCATTGGATCCGATGCTACTCGACAAGTTCTTGGGTTGGAAAGAAGAGGAACCAAAATGCACGGAGAAAAGTTCGACCCTGAGGCTCCTATTTGACTGTGTCAACTCAGCCCTTGAAGAAGTCAGTCGGACCACTTTAACGAGTCTCTACCTATGGAATGGGGCATCCTGTGGATCACGGATAAATGCTGGTGCAAGTTCTACATTGTCAGAGGCTGTGTGGAGTCTAATGAGGGATTGGTATTCCGGCAACGGGATATCGGTGTTTGCTGAGACCGACAACAATAGCCTGGGGGTGGATAGAGCATTGAGGAGGGAGGTGGAAGGAAACAAGTGGGTTGAATCGATCAGGATAGAAGTAGAGGAGATCACTGGAGAAATCAGTGGGGAGGTCCTGAAGGATTTGGTTGTAGAGGCTTTGGCTGACCTTCCTACTGCATGTATCTGCTGA
- the LOC135587466 gene encoding probable leucine-rich repeat receptor-like protein kinase At5g63930 produces MAKLLEILGPGRVSASIDLKFIALFAALFVSSSDGINMEGKYLLQLKSEIRDVLHNLDNWSPDDLTPCQWNGVNCTSDYDPVVFSLDLNSMNLSGSVSPSIGGLIHLTYLDLSFNQFSGTIPGEIGNCSKLEMLYLNNNNFEGSIPPQLGNLVSLFKCNLCNNKLSGSFPEEIGNLSSLMEFVAYTNDLIGPLPRTIGKLKNLAIFRVGQNLISGSIPVEISECHNLELLGLAQNQLGGAIPKEIGKLRYLAELILWDNQLSGVIPKELGNCTDLVTLALYQNYLVGDITVELGNLKNLEKLYLYRNSFNGTIPKEIGNLTLATEIDFSENMLTGKIPAELSNINGLRLLYLFENQLAGIIPPELCVLKNLSKLDLSINYLTGSIPPGLQYLPDLIQLQLFNNMLFGNIPQKLGLYSPLWVVDFSNNNLTGQIPSHLCRHSNLILLNLWSNKLSGSIPPGVTNCKSLVQLRLGGNSLTGGFPSDLCGLENLTTIELDENRFSCPIPPEIGQCKALQRLDLANNFFRHELPGEIGNLSQLVVFNISSNEFGGRMPPEIFNCTMLQRLDLSHNHFEGKLPNEIGKLLQLELLILSDNMFSGTIPSIIGKLSHLTELQMGGNQFFGTIPNELGGLSSLQIAMNLSYNNFSGNIPPEIGNLALLEFLLLNNNYLTGVIPATFANLSSLRGLNVSYNDLTGSLPPIPLIQSMAQSSFIGNKGLCGGPLGECGVSPSSSTSPSLREKSTPFSRIIVIIAAAVGSISLVLIAVVLYFMRRPVETMAPLKEKQLYCSASGTHISPREGFTFHDLVAATDNFDESFVIGRGACGTVYRAITQSGRTVAVKKLASSREGSNIENSFRAEISTLGKIRHRNIVKLYGFTYHNGSKFLLYEYMSSGSLADLLHGESSFPLDWDTRFMIAVGTAEGLSYLHHDCKPHIIHRDIKSSNILLDENFEAHVGDFGLAKLIDVPQLKSMSAIAGSYGYIAPEYAYTMKVTEKCDIYSYGVVLLELLTGRTPVQPLDQGGDLVTWVRAYIKDNSLTSGIFDSHLNLEDKNAISHMIMVLKIALLCTSSSPLNRPSMREVVLMLMESKEKARGLPSSTDSDHSVKKDQS; encoded by the exons ATGGCTAAATTATTGGAGATCTTGGGACCTGGAAGAGTATCTGCTTCCATTGATCTCAAGTTCATAGCTTTGTTTGCTGCTCTATTTGTATCTAGTTCTGATGGGATAAACATGGAAGGCAAGTACCTCTTGCAACTTAAGAGTGAAATAAGAGACGTTCTCCACAACCTTGATAACTGGAGCCCTGATGATCTTACGCCCTGCCAGTGGAATGGTGTTAATTGCACTTCTGACTATGATCCAGTGGTTTTCTCACTTGATCTGAACTCCATGAATCTTTCTGGGTCTGTTTCTCCAAGCATTGGGGGAttgattcacttgacttatcttgACCTTTCCTTCAATCAGTTCTCTGGGACGATCCCCGGGGAGATTGGAAATTGCTCCAAGTTAGAGATGCTGTACCTGAACAATAACAACTTTGAGGGCAGCATCCCACCACAACTGGGGAACCTTGTCTCTTTGTTCAAGTGCAATTTGTGCAATAACAAACTTTCTGGTTCGTTTCCTGAGGAGATCGGAAATCTCTCATCGCTCATGGAATTTGTGGCATACACCAACGACCTTATTGGTCCATTGCCTCGTACCATAGGCAAGCTCAAGAACTTGGCCATCTTTCGAGTAGGGCAGAATCTGATCTCTGGAAGCATTCCGGTGGAGATCAGTGAATGCCACAACCTCGAATTGCTTGGTCTTGCCCAAAATCAGCTAGGAGGAGCGATTCCTAAAGAAATAGGGAAACTAAGGTACCTAGCTGAACTGATCCTTTGGGACAATCAATTATCTGGAGTTATTCCTAAAGAGCTCGGAAACTGTACAGACCTTGTGACACTTGCACTTTACCAGAATTATCTAGTGGGTGATATAACTGTTGAGCTCGGAAACCTGAAGAATCTAGAGAAGCTATATCTTTACAGGAATAGTTTCAATGGGACAATACCTAAAGAAATTGGGAATCTTACTCTGGCAACAGAAATAGATTTCTCGGAGAATATGTTGACGGGGAAAATACCAGCAGAGTTGAGTAACATAAATGGCTTGCGCCTGCTCTACCTCTTTGAGAACCAGCTTGCAGGCATCATACCCCCCGAGCTGTGTGTGCTGAAGAACTTAAGTAAGCTCGACCTCTCAATCAATTATCTCACTGGATCCATTCCTCCCGGATTGCAATATCTGCCTGATCTGATCCAGTTGCAACTCTTCAACAACATGCTCTTTGGTAACATTCCTCAGAAGCTTGGATTGTATAGTCCACTTTGGGTGGTTGATTTCTCAAACAATAACCTCACTGGTCAAATCCCAAGTCATCTATGCCGACATTCAAATCTTATTTTGTTGAATCTCTGGTCCAATAAACTAAGTGGTAGCATCCCCCCTGGGGTTACAAATTGCAAATCCTTGGTGCAGCTTCGTCTAGGTGGGAATAGCCTCACAGGAGGCTTCCCCTCTGATCTCTGTGGACTGGAAAACCTTACCACCATTGAGTTAGATGAGAACAGGTTCAGTTGTCCTATCCCTCCGGAGATAGGACAGTGCAAAGCTCTGCAGAGACTGGACCTGGCAAACAACTTCTTCAGACATGAGTTGCCAGGTGAAATTGGAAATCTGTCACAGCTTGTCGTCTTTAACATCTCCTCCAATGAATTTGGAGGAAGAATGCCTCCAGAAATATTTAACTGTACGATGCTTCAACGACTTGATCTCAGCCATAATCACTTTGAAGGAAAATTGCCTAATGAAATTGGAAAACTTCTGCAGCTGGAACTGCTTATACTTTCTGATAATATGTTTTCTGGAACCATACCTTCCATCATAGGAAAGCTCTCTCATTTGACAGAACTGCAGATGGGTGGTAATCAATTTTTTGGCACGATACCAAATGAATTGGGTGGGCTTTCAAGTTTACAAATTGCAATGAATCTCAGCTATAATAATTTTTCTGGAAATATTCCACCAGAGATTGGCAATCTTGCGCTGCTAGAATTCCTTTTGTTAAATAATAACTACTTAACTGGTGTAATCCCAGCCACATTTGCAAATTTATCTAGTTTACGTGGACTGAATGTCTCTTATAATGATCTAACTGGATCTCTTCCTCCCATTCCATTGATTCAAAGTATGGCCCAAAGCAGCTTTATTGGAAATAAAGGGCTATGCGGTGGACCACTTGGCGAATGTGGTGTATCGCCATCTTCTTCTACATCACCATCATTGAGAGAAAAAAGCACCCCCTTCAGTAGGATCATTGTCATTATTGCTGCTGCTGTTGGAAGCATTTCACTTGTTCTGATCGCTgttgttttatattttatgagACGGCCAGTCGAGACAATGGCTCCATTGAAAGAGAAACAACTATATTGTTCAGCATCAGGCACACATATCTCCCCAAGAGAAGGATTCACATTCCATGATCTGGTTGCTGCTACAGATAATTTTGATGAGAGTTTTGTTATTGGAAGGGGTGCTTGTGGCACAGTTTACAGAGCTATTACCCAGTCTGGACGGACAGTTGCCGTAAAGAAATTAGCATCTAGTAGAGAAGGAAGTAACATTGAGAACAGCTTCCGTGCAGAGATTTCTACTCTTGGAAAGATTCGACATCGAAATATTGTAAAGCTATATGGTTTCACCTATCACAATGGTTCCAAATTTCTTCTCTATGAGTACATGTCAAGTGGAAGCCTGGCTGATCTTCTTCATGGAGAATCTTCTTTTCCACTTGACTGGGATACTCGTTTTATGATTGCCGTTGGGACTGCTGAGGGGCTTTCATACTTACACCACGATTGCAAGCCCCACATCATTCACCGAGATATAAAGTCCAGCAACATTTTGCTTGATGAAAATTTTGAAGCTCATGTTGGAGATTTTGGATTAGCGAAGTTGATTGACGTGCCACAGTTAAAATCAATGTCTGCAATTGCTGGGTCATATGGGTATATAGCACCTG AATATGCATATACTATGAAGGTTACAGAAAAATGTGATATATATAGCTATGGAGTTGTCCTACTGGAATTGCTGACTGGAAGAACACCAGTGCAACCACTTGACCAAGGAGGTGACCTTGTTACATGGGTAAGAGCATATATTAAGGATAATTCTTTGACTTCTGGAATATTTGACAGTCATTTGAACTTGGAAGACAAGAATGCTATCAGCCACATGATCATGGTTTTGAAAATTGCTTTATTATGTACAAGTTCATCACCATTGAAT